The following coding sequences lie in one Epinephelus moara isolate mb chromosome 17, YSFRI_EMoa_1.0, whole genome shotgun sequence genomic window:
- the LOC126404266 gene encoding zinc finger protein with KRAB and SCAN domains 8-like, whose translation MSSVEYLREFVNERLTAAAEEIFRVFQNSIVQYEEEIHRQRTLLDVVWKPEIKIHRIELLQQHVCKEEDQGLCIQERNSSLDQEDPESPQIKEEQEELCISQEGEQLVLKQETDAFMLTPAHEESDHSEDLTLNFSPNNTLSAAQKESVVNIAVKSSVRSEAGSDHQLLPHDTHVAESQDQEGGDHGDSGSTTDAEPTPQKRHHESESHSNNVQNPATSEIDCNSQTAKNLFQCDTCGKAFKFKSRLQRHLITHTGERRSYFKTLKCDTCGKAFNFQSNLDMHLRTHSGEKPYLCNTCGTRFSQKSSLNIHIRIHTGERPYLCNTCGKSFSQMSALNTHKRIHTGERPYTCKTCGKAFRLSSDLTVHMRIHTGEKPYTCITCGRAFRLSGALTDHMRRAHTG comes from the exons ATGTCTTCAGTTGAGTATTTGAGAGAGTTTGTGAACGAGCGgttgactgctgctgctgaggaaataTTTAGAGTTTTTCAGAACTCTATCGTCCAGTATGAAGAGGAGATCCACCGGCAGCGCACACTCTTGGATGTCGTTTGGAAACCCGAAATAAAGATACACAGGATAG AGCTCCTACAGCAACATGTCTGTAAGGAGGAGGACCAGGGGCTCTGTATTCAGGAAAGGAACTCCAGTCTGGATCAGGAGGACCCAGAGTCTCCACAGATcaaagaggaacaggaggaactgtgcatcagtcaggagggagagcagcttgtaCTGAAGCAGGAGACTGATGCCTTTATGTTGACTCCTGCTCATGAGGAAAGTGACCACAGTGAGGATCTGACTCTGAACTTCAGTCCTAATAACACCCTCAGTGCAGCACAGAAAGAGTCTGTAGTCAATATAGCAGTTAAAAGTTCTGTGCGATCAGAagcaggaagtgaccaccagcTCCTTCCTCACGACACTCATGTAGCTGAGAGCCAAGATCAGGAAGGAGGCGATCATGGAGACTCAGGATCAACTACAGACGCAGAGCCAACACCACAGAAGAGACATCATGAAAGTGAAAGTCACAGTAACAATGTACAAAACCCTGCCACTTCAGAGATTGACTGTAATTCTCAGACAGCTAAAAATCTTTTCCAATGTGACACTTGTGGGAAAGCTTTTAAGTTTAAGTCCCGTTTGCAGAGACAcctgatcacacacacaggtgaacgGCGGTCTTACTTTAAGACTTTAAAATGTGACACGTGTGGGAAAGCTTTTAACTTTCAGTCCAACTTGGACATGCACCTGAGGACTCACTCGGGTGAGAAGCCATACCTGTGCAACACCTGCGGAACAAGATTCAGTCAGAAATCCTCATTGAACATTCATATAAGGATTCATACAGGTGAGAGGCCCTATTTGTGTAATACCTGCGGGAAAAGCTTCAGTCAGATGTCAGCACTGAACACTCATAAAAGAATCCATACAGGTGAGAGACCATATACATGCAAAACTTGTGGGAAAGCTTTCAGACTTAGTAGTGATTTGACAGtccacatgagaatccacacagggGAGAAACCATATACCTGCATAACATGTGGGAGAGCCTTCAGACTCAGTGGTGCCCTGACAGACCACATGAGAAGAGCCCACACCGGCTGA